A region of the Candidatus Bathyarchaeota archaeon genome:
GAATTTCTGAGGTTTCAAAGTCTATGGAAAGAACTCCGTTAGCTCCCATTTTTCTAGCTTCATTCTTTAAATCTTCTAGAGCCTCCTTTCGCGCTTTTTCAACTTCCTCTGCGTATGCAGTGCCCTTTCCTCCAGTAATAGATTGAATGCCTGAAACAAATCTACCCAGCGCTCCCCTTGTCCTCGTACTGGAACCATATATAACTCCGAAAACTTCTTCAACCTCATATTTCGGGATCATTGGCATCGTCGCTAAAATAAGGTCTTCTCCCATTAACTCACCTCCCTTAAACTTTCCGACTCATCATACTCATAATGTCCTTTCACTTCATAAAGTTTTTTCACATTCTATGGGCGGTTTGCGCGCGCATTTTAATTTGATAGGATACCATCATTCTTCATATTTGCTGAAACTCGGTAAAAAAACCGTCAGAAAATGAAATGTGCGTCTGTGCATAGTAGCCTAAGTCTTCTACCCTCTTCATTTGAAGTTACGCAGAGAACAAGCCGCGGAGCACGTTGCTTTGCATTCATTATAGACACAAGGTGCCAGGGATGGTATTTGAACTCCACCCATAATGGAGACATCACTCGCATTTTTCTCATTTTTTGTCGAGG
Encoded here:
- a CDS encoding YbjQ family protein, with protein sequence MGEDLILATMPMIPKYEVEEVFGVIYGSSTRTRGALGRFVSGIQSITGGKGTAYAEEVEKARKEALEDLKNEARKMGANGVLSIDFETSEILEGFILVTAYGTAVKLRK